Proteins co-encoded in one Ziziphus jujuba cultivar Dongzao chromosome 9, ASM3175591v1 genomic window:
- the LOC107426553 gene encoding uncharacterized protein LOC107426553 has product MAEEGHRVTLNVYDLSQGLARQLSTTFLGKAIEGIWHTGIVVYGNEYYFGGGIQHSPAGSTPYGTPIQVVDLGVTHVPKDIFEMYLQEISPRYTAETYSLLTHNCNNFSNEVAQFLVGGTIPDYILQLPNEVMSSPMGALILPMIQNLETTLKAGAVPQVPQFRPGSVAQQTVNVSKSNSSSGQPNRKEADNKSKKSEGQPNKLKEQSSSKKPEVEQSKSIAKGTVDPLGNARNKVQEEIMTEFGALMATGTLRASEAAALATRRVMQRYGSQNSVMPQS; this is encoded by the exons ATGGCTGAG GAGGGACACAGGGTTACTCTGAATGTATATGACCTAAGCCAAGGACTAGCTCGGCAACTTTCTACTACGTTTTTGGGGAAAGCCATTGAGGGCATATG GCACACAGGAATTGTGGTTTATGGTAATGAATATTATTTTGGGGGTGGCATACAGCATTCTCCTGCTGGATCAACCCCATATGGTACCCCTATCCAAGTGGTAGATTTAGGTGTCACACATGTGCCCAAGGacatatttgaaatgtatttgcAGGAGATCAGTCCACGTTACACAGCCGAAACATACAGTTTGCTTACTCACAATTGCAACAACTTTAGCAATGAAGTTGCACAATTTTTGGTTGGTGGTACAATACCGGACTATATTTTGCAGCTTCCTAATGAAGTAATGAGCAGTCCGATGGGTGCTCTTATAT TGCCAATGATTCAGAATTTGGAAACTACATTGAAGGCTGGTGCTGTTCCTCAAGTTCCTCAATTCAGGCCTGGTTCGGTGGCGCAGCAGACAGTTAATGTTTCAAAATCGAATTCATCCAGTGGGCAACCAAACAGAAAGGAGGCTGATAACAAATCAAAAAAATCTGAAGGGCAGCCAAACAAGTTAAAGGAGCAAAGTAGCTCAAAGAAACCTGAAGTAGAACAGTCCAAGTCCATTGCCAAAGGGACTGTGGATCCTCTTGGGAATGCTCGAAATAAAGTGCAAGAAGAGATTATGACGGAATTTGGTGCGCTCATGGCAACAGGAACATTGCGTGCGAGTGAGGCTGCAGCACTTGCAACAAGAAGAGTGATGCAGAGATATGGCAGTCAAAATTCAGTCATGCCACAAAGTTAG
- the LOC107426809 gene encoding E3 ubiquitin-protein ligase PRT1: MEDRTSDGVKSEEISESFICCVCLDLLYKPIVLCCGHVSCFWCVHKSMNGLRESHCPICRNSYNHFPTICQMLHFLLQKMYPIAYKARELQVLEEEKENDCFSPQLDAHAHNLQADQDLENPACKESSATMKQLDSISHISDNGTTVPEQGTNGNPEATGIAIDIDKNFPQNQHSGNCKQISVADVLCAACKQMLFCPVVLNCGHVYCESCAIGIAGEMLKCQVCQSPQPKGLPKVCLELGNFLEEQFPKEYALRRDAVRLKEVDSNRGWQTNGSTEGGKQADILAWWSDPHSKVHMNAGCDSCGMYPIIGDRYRCTDCVEKIGFDLCGDCYNTRSKLPGRFNQQHTPEHKFELVPSNMIRNIMLRLVTGPIDDGSTLLITADGSENLEDLSSPPSLSGVTEENVENSLAIPATSGDGAEEHQDDSQTTEYLN, encoded by the exons ATGGAAGATCGAACCTCTGATGGCGTTAAATCGGAGGAGATCTCCGAATCTTTTATATGCTGCGTTTGCTT GGATCTTCTTTACAAGCCCATAGTGCTTT GCTGTGGACACGTTTCATGTTTTTGGTGTGTGCATAAATCCATGAATGGTCTGCGTGAGTCACATTGTCCGATTTGCAGGAATTCTTATAACCATTTTCCTACCATCTGTCAAATGCTTCATTTCTTGCTCCAGAAGATGTATCCTATCGCCTATAAGGCTCGGGAATTGCAAGTTTTAG aagaagagaaggaaaatgACTGCTTCTCACCACAGCTTGATGCTCATGCACATAACTTGCAAGCTGATCAAGATCTGGAAAACCCTGCATGCAAGGAATCTTCTGCAACTATGAAGCAGTTAGATTCTATTTCACATATTTCAGATAATGGTACAACTGTACCTGAGCAAGGCACCAATGGAAATCCAGAAGCAACTGGGATTGCTATTGACATAGACAAGAATTTCCCTCAAAATCAACATAGCGGGAATTGCAAGCAGATTTCAGTTGCAGATGTGCTATGTGCTGCATGCAAACAAATGCTCTTTTGTCCTGTGGTTCTGAACTGTGGTCATG TTTATTGTGAAAGTTGTGCCATTGGCATTGCTGGTGAAATGCTTAAGTGTCAAGTTTGTCAAAGTCCACAGCCAAAGGGATTACCCAAAGTTTGTTTGGAACTTGGTAACTTTCTGGAGGAACAGTTTCCTAAAGAGTATGCCCTTAGAAGAGATGCTGTACGGCTCAAAGAGGTTGACTCAAATCGTGGATGGCAGACTAATG GTTCTACTGAAGGTGGTAAACAAGCAGACATTTTAGCGTGGTGGTCTGATCCTCATTCCAAAGTTCACATGAATGCTGGTTGCGATTCTTGTGGG ATGTATCCAATTATAGGGGATAGATATAGATGCACGGATTGTGTGGAGAAAATAGGATTTGACCTTTGTGGTGATTGCTATAATACTCGTTCCAAGCTTCCAGGTCGCTTCAATCAGCAGCATACCCCAGAACACAAGTTTGAGCTTGTACCATCCAACATGATTCGTAATATAATGTTGAGACTAGTAACTGGACCGATTGATGATGGTTCTACTCTGTTGATCACGGCCGATGGTTCAGAAAATTTAGAAGATTTGTCTTCACCTCCTTCTTTATCTGGTGTTACAGAGGAAAATGTTGAGAACAGTCTGGCTATTCCAGCAACCTCCGGTGATGGTGCAGAGGAGCATCAAGATGATTCCCAAACCACCGAGTATTTAAACTGA
- the LOC132805422 gene encoding uncharacterized protein LOC132805422 — protein MDDINSSSSSSSDEEFQDFMMFLDVCEYTKRFLEKIPQRTSMLSGQNFITELLNGSEKTCYELFRMDKNIFLSLCTCLKQHEYLKDTKEVRVEEALAMFLIIIGHNVGMRLIADRFQHSLETVDRHFTLTLRAICRLGKELICHTNSPLPSHIVNNPKYFPWFEKCIGAIDGTHISAHVPAEKQVSYRGRKAIVTQNVLCACNFNMMFTFVYAGWEGTANDSRVFLDAITRSENKFPLPKEGEYYVVDSGFPCTMGFLPPFRGERYHLQEYHGRGRQPRGPKELFNYRHSSLRNVIERCFGVLKARFRILKMMPPYKQSRQPLIVIACCTLHNFIRKSAQNDVMFTQWEEEEQEIEDEEASTSGSNNSIDLSDEAATAMAAYRNQLSQVMWHDYVIHM, from the exons ATGGATGATATAAATAGTTCCTCTTCTTCTAGTTCAGATGAAGAGTTTCAAGACTTTATGATGTTTCTTGATGTATGTGAGTACACTAAACGTTTTCTAGAAAAAATACCTCAAAGAACTTCAATGTTGAGTggtcaaaattttataacagaATTGTTGAATGGGAGTGAAAAAACATGCTATGAGTTGTTTCGAatggacaaaaatatttttctttctctttgtacTTGTTTGAAGCAACATGAATATTTGAAAGATACTAAAGAAGTTAGAGTTGAAGAAGCACTTGCTATGTTTCTTATAATAATTGGTCACAATGTGGGAATGAGACTTATAGCGGATCGTTTTCAACATTCCCTTGAAACTGTGGATAGACATTTCACTTTGACACTAAGAGCAATATGTAGACTTGGAAAAGAATTGATATGTCATACAAACTCTCCATTGCCTTCACATATCGTCAACaatccaaaatattttccatgGTTTGAG aaATGTATTGGTGCAATTGATGGCACACACATAAGCGCACATGTTCCTGCTGAAAAGCAAGTTAGCTATAGAGGTAGAAAAGCTATAGTGACTCAAAATGTTTTATGTGCATGCAATTTCAACATGATGTTTACTTTCGTTTATGCTGGTTGGGAGGGCACTGCAAATGATTCAAGAGTTTTTCTTGATGCAATTACAAGATCTGAGAATAAATTTCCATTACCTAAAGAag GTGAATATTATGTTGTTGATTCTGGATTTCCATGTACCATGGGTTTTCTTCCTCCATTTCGAGGTGAAAGATATCATTTGCAAGAATATCATGGTAGAGGTCGCCAACCAAGAGGACCAAAAGAATTGTTTAATTATAGACATTCTTCACTTAGAAATGTTATTGAACGTTGCTTTGGTGTGTTGAAAGCGCGGTTtcgaattttgaaaatgatgcCACCTTACAAGCAAAGTAGACAACCTTTGATAGTTATAGCTTGTTGTACACTACATAATTTCATTCGAAAGTCGGCACAAAATGATGTTATGTTTACAcaatgggaagaagaagaacaagagattgaagatgaagaagctaGTACAAGTGGATCAAACAATAGTATAGATTTGTCAGACGAAGCAGCAACAGCTATGGCAGCTTATCGCAATCAGCTTTCACAAGTAATGTGGCATGACTATGTTATTCATATGtaa
- the LOC132799547 gene encoding autophagy-related protein 9-like yields the protein MGIPCVQFFKNKENLRLFFFYTPGAGSTVKSGSKGKHHHLILTKTLEWTLNWCILQSMFDRSSRVILHLGMLNFLMEPTVMP from the exons ATGGGTATACCATgtgttcaatttttcaaaaacaaggaaaatttgAGGTTGTTTTTCTTCTATACTCCTGGTGCTGGTTCAACTGTCAAATCTGGTTCAAAGGGAAAGCACCATCATTTGATACTGACTAAAACCCTTGAGTGGACCTTAAATTGGTGCATACTACAGAGCATGTTTGATAG GTCCTCAAGGGTCATATTGCACTTGGGAATGCTCAATTTCCTAATGGAACCaacg GTAATGCCCTAG
- the LOC107426745 gene encoding transcriptional corepressor LEUNIG_HOMOLOG → MAQSNWEADKMLDVYIHDYLLKRKLHASAKAFMAEGKVATDPVAIDAPGGFLFEWWSVFWDIFIARTNEKHSEPAAAYIEAQQIKAREQQQLQMHLMQQRNAQLQRRDPGNPALGGSINAINSDGVMGQPSASVLAMKMYEERMKHPHSMDSETSPALIDANRMALLKSATNHQGQLVQGTSGNIAALQQIQARTPLTADIKSEVNIGATQKSLPMDPSIYGQAILQSKSGLGGAGLNQGVTGLPLKGWPLTGIDQLRPNLGVQVQKPNLPIQNQFLLASQQQQVLAQAQAQNHLGNSASYGDIDRRFCGLPRASMNAKDGQSSRNDGSICSPVQSSSPKMKMAQMQHSSSQQQDQLQQQQLQQNNRKRKQHSSSGPANSTGTGNTVGPSPSSPASTHTPGDGINTASSLQHGNGIPKSLMMYGQEGTGSLAMSSNLLEDMDRFGDVGSLDDNVESFLSNDGDGRDPYGSIKQSPTELRKETSKGFTFGEVGCMQTRNSKVTCCHFSSDGKLLASAGHDKKVVIWNMDSLQRESTPEEHKLPITDVRFRPNSSQLATASVDNSVRLWDAANPNYCLQAYTTHNSAVMSLDFHPRKTDLFCFCDNDNEIRYWNINPFSCVRVSKGGTAQVRFQPGVGHLLAAASDKVVSIFDVDTDKQIHSFQGHSELINYICWEANGDLLASVSQNLVKIWSLASGDCIHELGSNGNQFHSCVFHPSYSTLLVIGGISSLELWNMVDNKSMTIAAHETIISALAQSPVTGMVASASHDSYVKLWK, encoded by the exons ATGGCCCAGAGTAATTGGGAAGCCGATAAAAT GCTCGATGTTTACATTCATGATTAtttgttgaaaagaaaattgcatGCTTCTGCAAAAGCTTTTATGGCTGAAGGGAAGGTTGCCACAGATCCAGTTG CAATTGATGCACCAGGAGGATTTCTCTTTGAGTGGTGGTCTGTCTTTTGGGACATATTCATAGCGAGGACAAATGAGAAGCATTCTGAGCCTGCTGCTGCTTATATTGAG GCACAACAAATTAAAGCAAGGGAACAACAACAGCTGCAAATGCACCTCATGCAGCAGCGTAATGCTCAGTTACAGCGCAGGGATCCCGGTAATCCTGCTCTTGGTGGTTCTATAAATGCTATAAACTCCGATGGAGTGATGGGACAACCATCAGCCAGTGTGCTAGCCATGAAAATGTATGAAGAACGTATGAAACATCCTCACTCGATGGATTCTGAGACATCTCCAGCACTAATTGATGCTAATAGGATGGCCCTTCTTAAATCTGCAACCAATCATCAAGG CCAGTTGGTACAAGGGACTTCTGGCAACATCGCAGCCTTGCAGCAAATCCAGGCACGGACTCCTTTGACCGCT GACATCAAAAGTGAAGTCAACATTGGTGCAACTCAGAAAAGTTTGCCTATGGATCCTTCAATTTATGGGCAAGCAATTCTGCAATCAAAATCTGGACTTGGTGGTGCAG GATTGAATCAAGGTGTTACTGGTCTTCCTCTAAAAGGCTGGCCCTTAACT GGAATTGACCAACTAAGACCAAACTTGGGTGTACAAGTACAGAAGCCTAATCTACCGATCCAGAATCAGTTCCTTTTGGCATCCCAACAACAGCAAGTCTTGGCACAGGCTCAGGCACAAAACCACTTAGGGAATTCAGCTAGTTATGGAGATATTGACCGTAGGTTTTGTGGACTGCCTAGGGCTAGCATGAATGCAAAAGATGGTCAATCCTCAAGAAATGATGGATCCATATGCTCTCCTGTGCAATCAAGTTCACCAAAG ATGAAGATGGCCCAGATGCAACACTCATCTTCTCAACAACAAGACCAATTGCAACAGCAGCAACTACAGCAG AATAACAGAAAAAGGAAACAACACTCTTCCTCTGGACCTGCTAACAGCACCGGTACAGGAAACACAGTTGGCCCTTCACCTAGTTCTCCAGCTTCAACTCATACTCCTGGTGATGGAATTAATACAGCCAGTAGTCTGCAGCATGGTAATGGTATACCAAAAAGCTTGATGATGTATGGTCAAGAGGGAACAGGAAGCCTTGCTATGTCTTCAAACTTATTG GAAGACATGGATCGTTTTGGAGATGTTGGCTCTTTAGATGATAATGTTGAGTCTTTTTTGTCAAATGACGGAGATGGACGGGACCCCTATGGATCAATAAAACAGAGTCCTACTGAGCTCCGGAAAGAGACCTCTAAAG GATTTACGTTTGGTGAAGTTGGCTGCATGCAGACCAGAAACAGCAAGGTTACCTGCTGTCACTTCTCTTCGGATGGGAAGTTGCTAGCTAGTGCTGGACATGACAAAAAG GTTGTTATCTGGAATATGGATTCTCTGCAAAGAGAGAGTACACCTGAGGAACACAAATTACCTATTACAGATGTTCGTTTCAGACCGAATTCATCTCAGCTGGCAACAGCTTCAGTTGACAATTCTGTGCGATTATGGGATGCAGCCAAT CCCAACTACTGTTTGCAAGCATATACAACGCACAATTCAGCTGTTATGTCCCTTGATTTCCACCCTAGAAAGACTGATTTATTCTGTTTCTGTGATAATGACAATGAAATTCGCTACTGGAATATCAATCCGTTCTCCTGTGTTCGTGTTTCAAAG GGAGGTACTGCACAGGTTCGTTTTCAACCTGGAGTTGGACATCTACTGGCTGCAGCATCAGATAAAGTGGTGTCTATATTTGATGTTGACACTGACAAGCAAATACACTCGTTCCAG GGACACTCtgaattgataaattatatatgttgggAAGCAAATGGAGACCTTTTGGCATCTGTTAGTCAGAACCTGGTGAAGATTTGGTCATTGGCTTCAGGAGATTGTATTCATGAGCTTGGCTCTAATGGGAACCAGTTTCATTCTTGTGTTTTTCATCCAAGTTATTCAACTCTCTTGGTGATTGGGGGAATCTCG TCTTTGGAGCTTTGGAACATGGTTGATAACAAGAGCATGACAATTGCAGCACATGAGACTATAATATCAGCTTTGGCTCAGTCACCTGTCACGGGCATGGTTGCATCTGCAAGTCATGATAGTTATGTGAAATTGTGGAAGTAA
- the LOC125424000 gene encoding L10-interacting MYB domain-containing protein-like produces the protein MSTMENDGGDDSTLWSATNEKIYIDVMVDLINKGGMKDGQFSSKEWTNMLEALNNKSKRNYNMKQIKQKFNRLRSKHREFSELLQQTGFGWDAETNTVNATDEMWQNYIRVHPKATQFRKKGCEHYKLLGIIFNKSTATGVFRHASTSDPPNTDDEMELEAESAHVNISRDDPFSTLDKLTSNVRKRTASSSSERRSKKETRSQQMSDAIQAWTETAKAKTEVAKAKAEKYKSFYSVDDNSIGNAKDCSIATCVSLLEAIDGVDNATYLKAVEKLREADWREIFIHMSSPRKKAWLDSL, from the exons ATGTCAACTATggaaaatgatggtggtgatgatTCAACTCTATGGAGTGCTACCAATGAAAAGATTTATATAGATGTTATGGTAGATTTAATAAACAAAGGTGGTATGAAAGATGGGCAGTTCAGTTCAAAGGAATGGACTAATATGCTTGAAGCTCTGAATAATAAGTCTAAAAGAAACTACAACATGAAGCAAATTAAGCAGAAATTCAATAGGCTTCGAAGTAAGCATCGTGAGTTTAGTGAGCTGTTGCAACAAACTGGATTTGGTTGGGATGCTGAAACTAATACTGTGAATGCTACAGATGAAATGTGGCAAAACTATATACGG gtGCATCCTAAAGCAACGCAATTTCGAAAGAAAGGATGTGAGCATTACAAGCTATTAGGAATTATATTTAACAAGTCAACTGCTACTGGAGTGTTTCGTCATGCATCTACTAGTGATCCACCCAATACTGATGATGAGATGGAATTGGAGGCTGAGAGTGCACATGTTAACATTAGTCGTGATGATCCCTTTTCTACTCTCGATAAATTAACAAGCAATGTGAGGAAACGCACTGCATCATCTAGCTCAGAACGTagaagtaaaaaggaaactagGTCACAACAAATGAGTGATGCAATCCAAGCATGGACTGAGACAGCAAAGGCAAAGACAGAAGTTGCTAAAGCTAAggcagaaaaatataaaagtttctATAGTGTGGATGATAATAGTATTGGTAATGCAAAAGATTGTTCCATTGCTACATGTGTGAGCCTTCTTGAAGCAATAGATGGAGTTGACAATGCTACTTATCTTAAAGCAGTAGAAAAGTTGAGAGAGGCAGATTGGAGAGAGATATTTATCCATATGTCTTCGCCTAGGAAGAAGGCTTGGTTAGATAGTCTTTAG